One part of the Plasmodium berghei ANKA genome assembly, chromosome: 2 genome encodes these proteins:
- a CDS encoding fam-b protein — translation MQDASLDINDFYDSSLSILDKYNDGNYDGEENIYTKQIINFHQTNFEYSDTSSKLKDIEDVREFINEITSELEISKKENDNNREYEIAVEQNIDKRLVKKDIDLLISSCENLKELKHSEHILDIDVNNFEKKYNEVISGNNYNIVKCNSKFDETFKRLVKNHALLFPVVLLCLISGGFAIPFVILSVHKTGYTINKLFKLIKILKKRSKYKIKKLKTKHVKQPESSIKEPTDGSNNITSGQGTEHHPSAINVKEDIWK, via the coding sequence ATGCAAGACGCCAGTTTAGACATAAATGATTTTTATGATTCAAGTTTGAGCATTTTGGATAAGTATAATGACGGCAATTATGATGGAGAAGAAAACATATATactaaacaaattataaactTTCACCAAAcaaattttgaatatagTGATACATCATCCaaattaaaagatataGAGGATGTGAGAGAATTCATTAATGAAATTACGAGCGAGTTAGAAATATcgaaaaaagaaaacgaTAATAATAGGGAATATGAAATAGCAGTGGAACAAAATATAGACAAAAGGCTAGTAAAAAAGGATATAGATCTCCTTATATCAAGTtgtgaaaatttaaaagaacTGAAACATAGTGAACATATCTTGGATATAGATGTTAATAactttgaaaaaaaatataatgaagtTATTTCAggaaataattataatatagtCAAGTGTAATTCAAAATTTGATGAAACGTTCAAACGTTTAGTGAAGAATCATGCATTACTCTTTCCAGTTGTATTATTGTGTTTAATTTCAGGAGGATTCGCAATTCcatttgttattttatcaGTACATAAAACGGGATACACCATTAATAAGCTGTTTAAACTCATAAAGATACTCAAAAAAAGAtcgaaatataaaataaaaaaattgaagaCCAAACACGTAAAACAACCAGAGTCATCTATTAAAGAGCCCACAGACGGTTCCAACAATATAACATCTGGTCAAGGAACTGAACATCACCCTTCTGCaataaatgtaaaagaAGATATATGGAAATAG
- a CDS encoding fam-a protein, with protein sequence MSKWYITLFFCVLIVFAYMNNKAIANSPAPLDQGSDPENPLLCRDPEEIRKAAELMNEAVIHLQYHATSTENYILISNYNNGRSVYFKNHGGHTIIEKLNNKISDSNKYNTIIKEICDLNRIKIVDGNVLTGKVVRVYSPNLVMVQQRCRNLFELPQKYFYALAEKFEISENTTVIVYASANINDHNRSDKKFYKNTILESANLFKTEVNSEIDIRNGELKKLFVNLLGFFIKKEDEHVDLTCVSSIYDNVSNAKNPFTKMCKA encoded by the exons ATGAGCAAATGGTAcataacattatttttttgtgttttaATCGTATTTGCATATATGAACAATAAAGCTATTGCAAATAGTCCTGCTCC TTTGGATCAAGGAAGTGACCCAGAAAACCCCCTATTATGCAGAGATCCTGAAGAAATTAGGAAAGCAGCAGAACTTATGAACGAAGCTGTGATACATTTACAATATCATGCTACAAGTACAGAGAATTACATATTAATTtctaattataataatggtAGAAGCGTATATTTTAAGAATCATGGAGGTCATACaataattgaaaaattaaataataaaatctCTGATTCCAATAAG TATAATACCATAATAAAGGAGATATGTGATTTAAATCGTATAAAAATTGTCGATGGAAACGTTCTTACag gaaAAGTTGTTCGTGTATATAGTCCAAATTTAGTAATGGTACAACAACGTTGCAGAAACCTTTTTGAGTTAcctcaaaaatatttttatgcttTAGCCGAAAAATTTGAA ATATCAGAAAACACAACAGTAATTGTCTATGCGTCAGCAAATATAAACGATCACAACCGTTCtgataaaaaattctaTAAAAACACTATCTTAGAAAGtgcaaatttatttaaaactGAAGTAAATTCTGAAATCGACATTAGAAATggtgaattaaaaaaattgtttgtTAACTTACTCggatttttcattaaaaagGAAGATGAACATGTTGATCTTACATGTGTCAGCTCT ATTTATGATAATGTTTCAAATGCCAAAAATCCTTTTACTAAAATGTGCAAAGCATAA
- a CDS encoding BIR protein, with protein sequence MSFKLCDIIKAIDNFSNNPEIQGGRNSIGYSKYYCPDNNCDTDVKKVISTFITLVTLLNGADNYENLEIDKMVEYAILWLSYKLNQKIQNGTTKLHDFYTEHIKTNSKYEEKIPTNSGYKINQSVIENKIKSMNMNIKDISNFYDPFKSLCNMYIEVDASNRCMTCLKNAGAFFEKCEKLKNTLDITKGSSYSQLWYSLSNDYDKFKDKYNSVKCSDIPSLVACPPSPVTKNTLISTAIIFFAASILLGVYYKHSLFGFRRKVQKNLRKKLKSLRRKWIISI encoded by the exons atgTCTTTTAAActg TGTGATATAATTAAAGCGattgataatttttctaataatCCGGAAATCCAAGGAGGACGTAATTCTATTGGTTATTCTAAGTATTATTGCCCTGATAATAACTGTGATACTGATGTCAAAAAAGTTATTTCTACTTTTATAACATTAGTAACTTTATTGAATGGTGCtgataattatgaaaatttagAGATTGATAAAATGGTTGAATATGCTATTTTATGGTTAAGTTATAAActaaatcaaaaaatacaaaatggAACCACTAAATTACACGATTTTTATACTgaacatataaaaacaaatagtAAATATGAGGAAAAAATACCTACTAATAGTGGTTATAAGATTAATCAGAGTgttatagaaaataaaataaaatcgatgaatatgaatattaaagatatatctaatttttatgatcCATTTAAATCATTATGTAACATGTATATTGAAGTTGATGCAAGCAACCGATGCATGAcatgtttaaaaaatgctggagcattttttgaaaaatgtgaaaaacTTAAAAATACTTTGGATATTACTAAAGGAAGTTCTTATTCACAACTATGGTATAGTTTATCAAATGattatgataaatttaaagataaatataatagtgTTAAGTGTAGTGATATCCCATCACTTGTAGCTTGTCCACCAAGTCCAgtaacaaaaaatacacTAATTTCAACtgcaattatattttttgcagCATCAATTTTATTGGGAGTTTATTATaag cATTCGTTATTTGGATTTCGGAGAAAagttcaaaaaaatttaagaaaaaagCTAAAATCATTAAGAAGAAAATGGATAATTAGTATATAA